From Nicotiana tabacum cultivar K326 chromosome 22, ASM71507v2, whole genome shotgun sequence, one genomic window encodes:
- the LOC142175784 gene encoding uncharacterized protein LOC142175784, with amino-acid sequence MDESYFPENSKRKSSGVCYSHYLRVDIFYVVIDVQLQELNDRFDVVSSNLLLGMASLNPANSFANFDKGRIMTLEKYYPNEFDEVQIRDLSYQLDTFIVHMRAANPKFSNLQEISNLAKALVEANLVKTYSYVYLLVKLTLILPVATATVERAFSSMKQIKNEERNSMGEKYLNDY; translated from the coding sequence ATGGATGAATCCTATTTTCCTGAAAACTCGAAGCGCAAGTCTTCCGGTGTTTGTTATTCACACTACTTGCGTGTTGATATCTTTTATGTTGTAATTGATGTGCAACTTCAAGAACTTAATGACCGTTTTGATGTAGTGAGTAGCAATTTGCTTCTCGGGATGGCTAGCTTGAATCCAGCCAATTCTTTTGCTAATTTTGATAAAGGTAGAATAATGACTTTAGAAAAATATTACCCAAATGAGTTTGATGAAGTACAGATTCGAGACTTGAGTTATCAACTTGATACTTTCATAGTTCATATGCGAGCTGCTAATCCCAAGTTCTCCAACTTACAAGAAATTAGTAATTTGGCAAAAGCATTGGTTGAGGCTAATCTTGTGAAGACATATTCGTATGTTTATTTACTTGTGAAGTTGACTCTGATTTTACCTGTTGCTACCGCAACTGTGGAGAGAGCATTCTCATCCATGAAGCAGATAAAGAATGAAGAACGGAATAGCATGGgtgaaaaatatttaaatgatTATTAG